The proteins below come from a single Spirochaetia bacterium 38H-sp genomic window:
- a CDS encoding tetratricopeptide repeat protein has product MKKFWIVFLVLFSCSFFLHAQDVDLKAVEAQDEFRWGVRAFHLGFFNEAILSFQKAISLKPDNVNMHVWLGRAYLRSGYYKPALSEWKYSLSKLSPVPPYLQYKYDTVRRWIGVLPYEDRESSFVSAYSQSGINEGIMTFYSPSGVFVRQDGMVWVSAMGSNSVLLLDSSGSSVDMLKGELPGLSAPFDVLEDEDGLVYITEFMADRISVFNRFGKRIRIIGETGRGDGNLLGPQYLAMDSHGYLYVTEQGNKRVSKFTKEGKFLMSFGGRVKGFEGLSEPRGIVVHDGLVYVLDASLKGLVVFDIYGNFVRKEVEGLIDSPEDIIVYESDKFIISNGRELLLYVPSTGMIANIAQIGARHLMGIDLTPNGDIIAADIETNLIHHLVDVASVYGGIYVDIERVDASKFPEVMIDVSVRDRYGKPFVGIPSKSFIITENGQGLGDVELVFSANKTKRIDVSLVMEHSPSMVRYSDRLKDVVAELLHAVSGKGGISLYAAKDTPVIIAKNDSQNSILPSDMVAGAFPADWDIEDALVQAAFTVLKARGKRAVVFFSSGVLGRQAFSHVSVDAVLGLFIQNEISFYVVALNNGKVPDELSYLAEKTGGRVISASYPKGMDVIVSMIYSQLSGRYVLKYTSYSNSDFGRAYIPVEAEVHFFTRSGRDESGYFAPAQ; this is encoded by the coding sequence ATGAAAAAGTTTTGGATTGTTTTTTTAGTATTGTTTTCTTGTTCTTTTTTCTTGCATGCTCAGGATGTGGATTTAAAGGCTGTTGAGGCTCAGGATGAGTTTAGGTGGGGCGTTAGGGCTTTTCATCTGGGATTTTTTAATGAGGCTATCTTGTCGTTTCAAAAAGCTATCAGCTTAAAACCGGATAATGTGAATATGCATGTCTGGCTTGGAAGGGCATATCTTAGAAGTGGATATTATAAGCCTGCTTTATCAGAGTGGAAATATTCTTTGTCCAAGTTGTCACCGGTTCCTCCTTATTTGCAGTATAAATACGATACCGTAAGGCGTTGGATTGGTGTTCTGCCTTATGAGGATAGAGAGTCTTCTTTTGTTTCTGCTTATTCGCAAAGCGGGATAAATGAAGGGATTATGACTTTTTACAGTCCTTCTGGTGTCTTTGTAAGACAGGATGGTATGGTTTGGGTTTCTGCCATGGGTAGTAATTCTGTCCTGTTGCTTGATAGCTCTGGTTCTTCTGTGGATATGTTAAAGGGAGAACTTCCTGGGCTCAGTGCTCCTTTTGATGTGTTGGAGGATGAGGATGGGTTGGTATATATTACGGAGTTTATGGCTGATAGAATCTCTGTTTTTAACAGGTTTGGTAAGCGGATAAGAATAATAGGGGAAACAGGGCGTGGTGACGGGAATTTGCTAGGACCGCAATATCTAGCTATGGATAGCCATGGATACTTGTATGTTACAGAACAGGGAAATAAAAGGGTAAGCAAGTTTACAAAAGAAGGTAAGTTCTTGATGTCTTTTGGGGGCAGGGTTAAAGGTTTTGAGGGGCTGTCCGAGCCAAGAGGAATTGTTGTGCATGATGGGCTGGTCTATGTCCTTGATGCTTCCTTAAAGGGGCTTGTTGTATTTGATATTTATGGTAATTTTGTAAGAAAAGAGGTGGAAGGGCTTATAGATTCTCCTGAGGATATTATTGTATATGAGTCAGACAAGTTTATTATCTCAAATGGCAGAGAATTACTTCTTTATGTTCCTTCTACAGGTATGATTGCAAATATAGCTCAAATAGGTGCAAGGCATCTTATGGGAATAGATCTTACACCTAACGGAGATATTATTGCTGCTGATATAGAAACCAATCTTATTCATCATCTTGTGGATGTCGCCTCTGTATATGGCGGAATATATGTGGATATAGAGAGAGTGGATGCAAGCAAATTCCCAGAGGTTATGATAGATGTAAGTGTAAGGGATAGGTATGGCAAACCTTTTGTAGGTATTCCTAGTAAGAGCTTTATAATAACGGAAAACGGTCAGGGGCTGGGAGATGTTGAGCTTGTATTTTCTGCTAATAAAACAAAGAGGATAGATGTTTCTCTTGTCATGGAGCATTCTCCTTCTATGGTGAGATACTCTGACAGGCTTAAGGATGTTGTAGCAGAACTTTTGCATGCAGTTTCTGGAAAGGGAGGAATATCTCTTTATGCTGCAAAGGATACTCCTGTTATTATTGCAAAGAATGATTCTCAAAATAGCATTCTTCCTTCTGATATGGTAGCCGGTGCTTTCCCTGCTGACTGGGATATAGAGGATGCTCTTGTGCAGGCTGCCTTTACAGTATTGAAGGCCAGAGGAAAAAGAGCTGTGGTTTTCTTTTCTTCTGGTGTTCTGGGTAGGCAGGCTTTTTCTCATGTCAGTGTTGATGCTGTTTTGGGACTTTTTATACAGAATGAGATTAGTTTTTATGTCGTTGCTCTTAATAATGGCAAGGTTCCTGATGAGCTTTCTTATCTTGCGGAGAAGACTGGTGGTAGAGTTATATCGGCATCATATCCCAAAGGTATGGATGTTATTGTGTCTATGATATACTCCCAACTTTCCGGGCGATATGTTCTTAAGTATACTTCCTATAGCAATTCTGATTTTGGTAGGGCTTATATACCTGTGGAGGCAGAAGTACATTTCTTTACACGGTCAGGAAGGGATGAGTCAGGATATTTTGCTCCTGCTCAATGA
- a CDS encoding tetratricopeptide repeat protein, with translation MVDNPFENGKELYRQGKYPEAIKEFLKSDTLEAKPSEIAYYMSLCYAKMKEYEEALLYLEQVLTTDSHPLKRYQARMLMGYIYAITERFKLAELEFSKVIEEGFSSASVYAALAHVLYMQGDTVNSLEALDKALSMDSDNPSALNSMGYILAEEGIKLPLAIKYCRRALDKVPSNPAYHDSYAWALYKNGQKRDAQAAIRVARKLLPDHPLVNEHYRVIMEL, from the coding sequence ATGGTTGATAATCCTTTTGAAAATGGTAAGGAGCTTTATCGTCAAGGTAAATATCCGGAGGCTATTAAGGAATTTTTAAAGAGTGATACTCTTGAGGCTAAGCCTTCTGAGATTGCTTATTATATGAGCCTTTGTTATGCCAAGATGAAGGAGTATGAAGAGGCTCTTCTTTATCTAGAACAGGTCCTCACTACTGATTCCCATCCTCTTAAGAGATACCAGGCAAGAATGCTTATGGGATATATTTATGCTATCACTGAGCGTTTTAAGCTTGCTGAGCTTGAGTTCTCAAAGGTGATAGAAGAGGGTTTTTCTTCTGCTAGTGTGTACGCTGCGCTTGCACATGTGTTGTATATGCAGGGCGATACAGTAAATAGCCTTGAGGCCTTGGATAAGGCTTTGTCTATGGATTCTGATAATCCTTCTGCGCTTAATTCTATGGGATATATACTTGCAGAGGAGGGAATAAAACTGCCTCTTGCTATAAAGTATTGTCGCAGAGCTCTTGATAAGGTTCCTTCTAATCCTGCTTATCATGATTCTTATGCCTGGGCGTTGTATAAGAATGGTCAGAAGAGAGATGCTCAAGCTGCTATACGTGTGGCAAGAAAACTTTTACCAGACCATCCTCTTGTTAATGAGCATTATCGTGTTATCATGGAGTTATAA
- the surE gene encoding 5'/3'-nucleotidase SurE yields the protein MRVLLTNDDGIDAKGLWALYEVFSSVADVVVIAPDGERSGMSHSFSLLKPVRRKKIRDNVFSCSGSPADCVVIACMDKETRPDVVVSGINKGPNLGTDIIYSGTVAAARQAVLMEIPAFAVSLADYSSDDFSSLAGFFYKVFPSLLDVWIPDMFFNVNAFDIGVDSRLVFTRPSRRIYTDSVKIMDSVDSSKYFLVYGTGVSVSAVDASGYDEHLELDSVVVDRGDVSVSPVFVHPQVHWKASELVNNYREG from the coding sequence ATGAGAGTTTTACTTACCAATGATGATGGTATTGATGCCAAGGGGTTATGGGCTCTTTATGAGGTGTTTTCTTCTGTAGCTGATGTTGTTGTTATTGCTCCTGATGGGGAGAGAAGTGGTATGTCACATTCTTTTTCTCTCCTCAAGCCTGTTAGAAGAAAGAAGATAAGGGATAATGTTTTTTCCTGTAGTGGGTCTCCTGCGGATTGTGTTGTTATTGCATGTATGGATAAGGAGACAAGGCCGGATGTTGTTGTTTCTGGTATCAACAAGGGTCCCAATCTTGGAACGGATATCATATACTCCGGTACTGTTGCTGCAGCCAGGCAGGCTGTTCTTATGGAGATTCCTGCTTTTGCTGTTTCTCTTGCAGATTATTCTTCTGATGATTTTTCTTCTCTTGCAGGTTTTTTTTATAAGGTTTTTCCTTCTCTTCTGGATGTATGGATTCCTGATATGTTTTTTAATGTCAATGCTTTTGATATTGGTGTTGATAGTAGGCTTGTTTTTACTCGTCCGTCGCGTCGTATCTATACTGATAGTGTTAAAATTATGGATTCTGTGGATTCTTCCAAGTACTTTCTTGTTTATGGCACAGGTGTAAGTGTTTCTGCTGTTGATGCGTCAGGATATGATGAACACCTTGAGCTGGATAGTGTTGTTGTTGACAGGGGCGATGTGTCTGTTTCTCCTGTTTTTGTTCATCCTCAGGTTCATTGGAAAGCTTCTGAGCTTGTTAATAACTATCGGGAGGGGTAG
- a CDS encoding galactokinase family protein, with protein MTDIRELHKEEYGSFPEIVVTAPAVVSLLGEHTEDYGGPVVQYASHLRCAVAVSRRRDSSLRFFSASLNERKKTSVPNLKYRKEDRWSNYLKGFYSVFIEKGAPACGLEVTIDSDIPMKVGLASSSAMQMAFAFAIRELVGISCSDEELVSYIRMGQEEFLETVPRRADFFTMLNASPGNLVVTDSRKDAVSVVPFDMQDKVFLVVDVNVPEHILSEEYGDFDDEFPGFLKNFLKEKDKRSLLDFPVLGLKTALGSIPEGMRKKCIHILEEVTRVNEALQAVERGDFSVFGRILSRSHESLRDNFEVSSPEFDWIAKRCYEISNVYGSRIVGTGFSGSIVAFMDRAVIPEYKEKLDEYERIFGFVPSYMVSLPSDGVEVVSRL; from the coding sequence ATGACGGATATAAGGGAACTCCATAAAGAGGAATATGGGAGTTTCCCGGAGATTGTGGTCACTGCGCCGGCTGTGGTTAGTCTTCTGGGAGAGCATACGGAGGACTATGGTGGTCCTGTTGTGCAATATGCTTCTCACCTTAGGTGTGCTGTTGCTGTTTCAAGACGCCGTGATAGTTCTCTCAGGTTTTTTTCTGCTTCTCTCAATGAGAGAAAGAAGACTAGTGTGCCCAATTTGAAGTACAGGAAGGAAGATAGGTGGTCCAATTATCTTAAGGGGTTTTATTCTGTTTTTATAGAAAAGGGAGCGCCTGCTTGCGGGCTTGAGGTTACTATTGATTCTGATATTCCTATGAAGGTGGGGCTTGCTTCTTCCAGTGCTATGCAGATGGCTTTTGCTTTTGCTATAAGGGAGCTTGTTGGTATTTCTTGTTCTGATGAGGAGCTTGTATCCTATATACGTATGGGTCAAGAGGAGTTTTTGGAGACCGTTCCGAGGCGTGCGGATTTTTTTACCATGCTTAATGCTTCTCCCGGAAATCTTGTTGTTACTGATTCTAGGAAGGATGCTGTTTCTGTTGTGCCGTTTGATATGCAGGATAAGGTTTTTCTTGTTGTTGATGTCAATGTTCCCGAGCATATTTTGTCGGAGGAGTATGGGGATTTTGATGATGAGTTCCCGGGTTTTCTCAAGAATTTTTTAAAAGAAAAGGATAAGCGTTCTTTGCTTGATTTTCCTGTGCTTGGATTAAAGACTGCGCTGGGGAGTATTCCTGAGGGGATGCGTAAGAAGTGTATTCATATTCTGGAGGAGGTTACCAGGGTTAATGAGGCGTTGCAGGCTGTGGAGAGAGGGGATTTTTCTGTATTTGGCAGGATTTTGTCTCGTTCTCATGAGAGTCTTAGGGATAATTTTGAGGTTTCCAGTCCTGAGTTTGATTGGATTGCCAAAAGGTGCTATGAGATTTCCAATGTTTACGGGTCCCGTATTGTGGGAACAGGGTTTAGCGGTAGTATTGTTGCTTTTATGGATAGGGCTGTTATTCCCGAGTATAAAGAAAAGCTAGATGAATATGAGAGAATTTTTGGATTTGTTCCGTCTTATATGGTCTCGCTTCCTTCTGATGGTGTTGAGGTTGTTTCCAGGTTATGA
- a CDS encoding 5'-methylthioadenosine/adenosylhomocysteine nucleosidase, with translation MILVLGAMREELACFSEHFEFVDGDEWNGVPVNRMRYKNLELVVAKSGVGKVLAAMVCQHLIEEYRPEAVVFTGIAGSVNPSLCVGDLVVSLDCVQHDLDATAMGIERGRVPYTVYRFIEADKGLVDKMRGFSPDWGRVHFGRVLTGDQFIAGEQRARMPYLTEELKGDVVEMEGASVALVCRVNAVPFVLLRVVSDNADGNAPDDFSAFLNRSSSHLAEALEFLFDRWG, from the coding sequence ATGATTCTTGTCCTGGGTGCTATGAGAGAGGAGCTTGCATGTTTTTCTGAGCATTTTGAGTTTGTGGATGGTGATGAGTGGAATGGTGTGCCTGTAAACAGGATGCGATATAAGAATCTTGAGCTTGTGGTGGCTAAGAGCGGGGTAGGGAAGGTTCTGGCTGCTATGGTGTGTCAGCATCTTATAGAGGAGTATAGGCCAGAGGCTGTTGTTTTTACGGGGATTGCGGGGTCTGTTAATCCATCTCTTTGTGTGGGTGATCTTGTGGTGTCTTTGGATTGTGTACAGCATGATCTTGATGCGACTGCTATGGGGATAGAGCGGGGCAGGGTGCCTTATACTGTGTATAGGTTTATTGAGGCGGATAAGGGTTTGGTTGATAAGATGAGAGGGTTTTCTCCTGATTGGGGAAGGGTTCATTTTGGTCGTGTTTTGACTGGCGACCAGTTTATTGCGGGTGAGCAGAGAGCAAGAATGCCTTATCTTACAGAGGAGCTTAAGGGTGATGTTGTTGAGATGGAGGGTGCTAGTGTTGCTCTTGTTTGCAGGGTAAATGCTGTGCCTTTTGTTTTGTTGCGGGTTGTTTCTGATAATGCGGATGGTAATGCGCCTGATGATTTTTCTGCTTTTCTTAATAGGTCTTCTTCTCATCTTGCCGAGGCGCTTGAGTTTTTGTTTGACAGGTGGGGGTAG